The Vespa velutina chromosome 4, iVesVel2.1, whole genome shotgun sequence genome has a window encoding:
- the LOC124948415 gene encoding voltage-dependent anion-selective channel-like encodes MAPPTYKDLGKSARDVFTNGYHFGLLKLDVKTKTDSGVEFSSGGVSNQDTGKVFATLETKYKIKEYGLTFSEKWNTDNTLATDISIADKLLNGLSIGYSCTFSPQTGTKTGQLKTTYKHENVSATADFDLSLSTGPLINATAVVGYQGWLAGYQASFDSQRSKLTKNNFALGFTASDFAFHTSVDNGREFGASIYHKVKPDLEGAINLAWNSSNNVTQFGLGTKYNLDNDASVRAKVNSQLQIGLGYQQKLRDGVTLTLSTNIDGKNFSSGGHKIGLALNLEA; translated from the exons ATGGCTCCTCCGACTTACAAAGATCTTGGCAAAAGTGCTCGTGATGTATTTACTAATGGTTATCATTTTGGCCTCTTAAAATTAGATGTCAAAACCAAGACTGATTCTGGCGTTGAGTTCTCCAGTGGTGGAGTATCTAATCAAGATACTGGAAAAGTATTTGCTACCTTGGAAaccaaatataaaatcaaggAATATGGTTTGACATTTAGTGAGAAATGGAATACCGATAATACTCTTGCAACTGATATATCTATCGCAGATAAATTACTTAATGGACTTAGCATTGGTTACAGTTGTACTTTTTCACCTCAGACTGG CACTAAAACAGGACAATTGAAGACTACTTACAAACATGAAAATGTATCAGCAACTGCTGACTTTGATTTAAGTCTTTCTACCGGTCCGCTCATTAATGCTACTGCAGTTGTAGGATATCAAg GATGGCTTGCTGGTTATCAAGCTTCTTTCGACTCGCAGAGAAGCAAGCTTACAAAGAATAATTTTGCTCTTGGATTTACTGCTTCTGATTTTGCTTTCCACACTTCTGT AGATAATGGGCGTGAATTTGGTGCCTCCATTTATCATAAAGTAAAACCTGACTTGGAAGGTGCCATTAATTTGGCTTGGAATTCAAGTAATAATGTGACACAATTTGGACTTGGTACCAAGTATAATCTTGATAATGATGCAAGTGTTAGGGCCAAAGTTAATTCTCAACTTCAAATAGGTTTGGGATATCAACAGAAACTTCGCGATG GTGTAACTTTGACTCTTTCTACCAATATTGATGGAAAGAACTTTAGTTCTGGTGGACACAAAATTGGTTTAGCATTAAATCTTGAGGCTTAA